Within the Mucilaginibacter sp. CSA2-8R genome, the region ACTGTCTATCCCGGTACGGGAGTTACCTGCCGGCTATCAAACCCTTACCGAAAACAGCGACATTATTATTGATGCCTTGTTAGGCAGCGGTTTAAATAAACCTTTAAGCGGAGATTTTGATAGGTTAGTCACCTACCTGAATAGCCTCAATAAAACAGTAGTTGCTGTTGACGTACCCACCGGCATTTTTACGGAGGGCGACATAGAAGAAGAGAGCACGATATTGAAAGCCGACCTGGTCATTACCTTTCAGCAACCTAAGATTAACTTTTTACTGCCTGAGTCCGGTGATTATATAATGTGTTGGGAAACTGTAAATATTGGGTTAAACGAGGATTTTATCCAATCATTGCAGTCTCCTTATCAATGGGTTGAGGAGCGTGATATTAAAAAAATGCTGATACCCCGCAAGCGATTTAGCAATAAAGGTACTTATGGGCATGCATTATTGATAGCTGGCCAGGCAAAAACCATGGGAGCTGCTTTGCTATGTTCTTCAGCCTGTGTATATGCAGGTGCCGGTTTAACTACCGCTTGCATCCCCGAAAGCGGGCTGACAGCGCTTAACAGCTACCAGGCAGAAGTAATGGCCATTGTGAGGCGCGAGTATGAACTGCCTGATCTGGAATTGAGCAAGTTTACCACCCTTGGTATTGGCCCTGGCTTAGGCAAAAATGAAGATGCTTTGGCTTTGTTACAATACATATTAAATGAGTACGACAAACCTATAGTGGTAGATGCCGATGCATTAAATTTGCTTGCGGCACATCCACGCTTGCTTGAGCAATTGCCAGCCGGTAGTATATTAACACCTCACATGAAAGAGTTTGACCGTCTGTTTGGCGAGCACAAAACCTGGTGGCAACGCTTGCAAACCTTAAAGCAAAAGGCGCAAGAGTTAAATATTTGTATCGTACTTAAAAACGCTTACACTATAACAGCTACACCCAGCGGTATACTTTACTTTAACAGCAGCAGTAACGCTGCTATGGCTACCGGTGGTATGGGCGATGTACTGACAGGAATAATAACAGCACTATTAGCGCAAAAATACTCACCTGAAGAGGCTTGTTTAATAGGGGTATTTTTACATGGTAAAGCAGGGGATGAATTGGCATTACCCAACCGCTTACAGGTGGTGCTGCCCGGACAAGTGGCTGCCCGTGTACCAGTCAGTATAGCAAGGTTGGTTTAAAAATAATAGGTCTGTTGTATTTGTAAACAGACCTATTATTATTAACTGACCTTATAAAGAACAACAAATACTAATTAAAGTAATGATAAGACGCAGCAGTTGGCTAAACGTTACACAAAATCTAAAATTTTTATAATCTAAATCATACATGGAGGCTAAACTGGATGGCGTCTTTGCACAAAGCTGGGAAAAGTTGCAACAGGCAAAGCAAGGAAAGGCAGGCAGCAGATATATAACTGTCTGTAACTTTGCCAAAGGTTACCCCAATGCTTACACGGTAGTTTTACGCGAGGCGTTACCTAATGAGAATCAGATCATTTTTCATACTGATATACGGTCCGAAAAGGTTAACGAGATTAAAAGTAATTCAAGTATTACCATCGTTTATTATGACGATGCCGACTATATCCAGATTATATTAAAAGCTGAAGCTACAATTCATTACCAGGATGATATTGCCAGGCAGCAATGGCAGCAAAGCGGATTTAAAAGCAGGCGTAACTACCTCACCCAGCAAGCACCTTCATCTCCATTGAACGAAGAAGGTAACGGCTTAGAATATCTGGGTGATAAAAAATTCGACGACAATGATGCGTCAGGGTATGAAAACTTTGCAGTAGTTGTTCTTACTATAAATTTCCTGGAGTATCTGCAGCTAAACAAAGAAGGTAATCGCAGAGCCCGTTTTAAAGTGGACCAAAAAAATATTTGGATGGGGGAGTGGGTTACTCCATAATGATGGCCGGATAATTAAAGGCTCGCCATAACCACCATTTGGTCCATGGTAGGGTTTATACTACCGCCACGAGGTTCGATAGTTACGGCAAATGCTTGCGCAATAGCAATATCCTTCATCTCTTTCATATTGGCAGAATCGGCTGGTAATTTGTCAAAAACACCTAAATCTACCGGTTTGCCATTGGCAATAGCCCAAAGCTGATACTGATGACCGGAGTCTGTTTGTGGTAATTTGGCATCATGCATATCTACCATTACCTTTTTTCGCTTAGGGTTCCAGGCTACAGTAAGGACCGAAGTTGGCGCCTTGGTAGTACCTTTTAAACGGACAAACTGAAAAGCTGGATCACGGTAAACATTCAGTTCATTATCCATCAAATTTACTTGTCGCGAATATTTTTGTTCGCTCAATCGCAAACTTAACAACTGATCTTGCGACTGATCAAGCTTTTTATATACAACACTTAAAGCGCCTAAACTTACACAAAGTAAAAGCAGGCTTGCAGCAAAGGCATATTTATAAAAAATGCTAACAGTAGGTTTACCCGGAGTATTTAATGGTATAACAGCAGCTTCGCGACTGTTAGGTTTGAAATTGCGGTCGTCCGCAAAATTGGTAAGCAAACTATTTAATACGCGGTTACGCAAATCCTCAGTAGGCTCAATAGAATTGGCATCAGCATACATAGTCATCGCTTGTTCAATATCGTAAAGCTCGGCTTTTACAGCAGCATGTTTAGCAGCCATATCTTCCACTTGCAACCTTTCTTCCGGGCTTAACTCGCCCAAAACATAAAGTTCCAAAACTCCCGATTCAATATATGCCTTAACGTCTTCCAATGTTAATTAAAATGTTTACGTAATTGCTGTATAGCTGTGCGTAAGCGCGTTTTAATAGTGCCCAACGGCATACCTAGCTCTTCTGCAGCTTCGGTATGTGTATAACCTTTGAAGTAAATTAGATCAAGTATTGATTTTTGCTCAGGTTTTAGCGTATTAACCAACTCTTTCACTCCCAACAACTCAGGTTTGTACACCGTATTATTATGCGTGTCAATGTAACCTACGTTGTTTTCAATCTCCTGGTTTTTATTTTGGTTCTTAAAATCTTTAGATCTTAATTTGTCAATAGCCAGGTTACGGGAAATGTTAATCATCCAGGTAAAAAGACGGCCTTTATCAACATTATAGGATGATGATGAATGCCAAATTTTTACAAAGGCTTCCTGAAGTATATCTTCGGCAGTAGTAGTGTCATTAACTATCCTGAAGATTACGCCATACAACGAAGCCGAATACATATCGTATAAAGCTTCTGCAGCGCGTTTTTCATGGCGCTGCAAGGCGGAAACCAGTTCCTCTTCAGTTAGTGATAGTTTATGCTTTTTGCCCAAAATGTGGTAAGTATCTAAATATTAGAGCACAACACTATAAATCAAACAAATGTTTTTCGGCATGATAAGAAGACCGAACCAGCGGTCCGCTTTCTACATATTTAAAGCCCATTTGCAGACCAACTTCTTTATAATAAGCAAACTGATCAGGTGTAACCCAATCAATTACCGGATGATGGCTACGTGTAGGCTGCAGATATTGGCCCAAAGTTAAAATATTTACACCGGCATCGTAAAGATCTTGCATGGCTTCAAGCACATCCTCTTCCTGTTCGCCCAAACCCAGCATAATACCCGATTTAGTACGCAAGCCTGCGGCTGCTATCTGGCGCAGGCATTCTAAGCTGCGATCATACTTAGCCTGTATACGAACCTCGCGGGTTAAGCGGCGTACAGTTTCCAGGTTGTGCGATACAACTTCCGGCCGAACAGCCAGCACACGCGCCAAGTTATCCCAGTTGCCTTTAAAGTCGGGCAGTAGCGTTTCTAAAGTAGTTTCAGGGCTTTCGCGACGGATAGCATTAATAGTTTCGGCCCAAATAATAGAACCACCATCTTTTAAATCATCACGATCAACTGAGGTAATAACACAATGCTTTACCTGCATCAATTTTACTGATGTGGCTACACGATTAGGTTCATCCAGGTCAACCGCTAATGGCCGGCCGGTAGCAACCGCACAAAATGAGCACGAGCGGGTACAGATGTTACCTAATATCATAAAAGTTGCTGTACCGGCACCCCAGCACTCACCCATATTGGGGCAATTACCACTCTCACATATCGTATGCAACTTATGTGTATCAACCAAGCTGCGCACATGAGCATACTCTTTACCTACAGGAAGTTTAACTCGTAACCAATCAGGCTTACGTTGTACCTGGTTAGCAGGAATTACCGGCAAATCAATCATAAAACAAATTTAGGTAATTTAGATTAGATGTAAGAACCAAGCCCTAACAAACCGCCTTCAAATTATCCCGAATGACAGCAAAATTCAAAAGTCTTGAATGCTACCTGATTCCTGGCTCTTTGTTCCTGGCTCCACAAACTTATTGCACCATCTCGAGCGTTTCGTCTACAGAAATGCCACCGTGCGACTGATCAAGGATGCATTCGCCATTTTTAATGAGCAGCAATTGAGGCGACTCGTGATTGATCTGAAAGTCTTCGGCAACTTTGTTAGAAATGTCCCGGTGCTTAATTAAATCTAAAAAGTATAAAGGAAGGTTTTCTGGCAGTTGTTCCCAGTCTAACTCAAAACGGCGTTTAGCCATCATGCTTATAGAACAGCGGGTGCTGTGTTTAAAAATGATGCTGTAACCAGGCTGCTGCTTAATCTCATCTAACTGATTCGCCTTATCCAACGCTATCCAATTCATATAGGAAGAAATATATTTTTAACAAAAATACATTTATAAGCGCAATACGTTTTATGTACGAATGTAAAATGACAATTTGATGTTAGCGGCTACGGCGAGGGTATGAGCCGTATGCTGGGCACAGTTTGTTAGAGCAAGAAGCAAAGGTGCTTAACAAAGCCGCCAAAAAACCGATATAAATAATTTTTTTCATGTTAATAATTATTAAAAATTACAACCGGTTAGTTTTTTAGTTGCTGAGCCATATCAGCCATCTTAATAGCGGTTACCGCTGCTTCAACGCCTTTGTTGCCATGCTTGCCCCCGGCCCGGTCTGCTGCCTGCTGCTGGGTATCGGTAGTAAGCACACCGAAAATCACAGGTTTGGTATGTTTTATACTTACGTTGCTTATACCGTTAGCTACAGCATCGCATATAAAATCAAAGTGGCGGGTTTCGCCTTGTATCACACAACCCAGGCATATTACAGCGTCAAGGTGTTTGTTGCTCAACAGCAAATCTGCACCCGCAATCAGCTCAAAACTGCCGGCAACCGAATAGGTTAGAATGTTATCGGTTAAAGCACCATGCTCAATAAGACTTTGGTAAGCTCCCTCGTACATGGCACCGGTAATTTGCGCATTCCACTCGGCAACCACAATACCAAAGCGGTAAGGCGCAGCCGACGGAACAGTCGTATTCGAAAAATCAGACAGGTTTTTAAGCTGGGTAGCCATACCAGTGGTGTTTAATTAACAGGTTATAAATTTTCAATTAACGAATTATACGTAACCTGGCAATTATTGTTTTGCTTCGGCACGTGCAATGTAAGCGTCAATGTTTTGAGCCTCAGCACTTGCAGGGTAATCTGTTTTTATTTTCTGGTAGGTTTCTAAAGCGCTTTTGCTGTCATTGCGAGCTTCATAAACTAGGCCTAATTTTTTTAAATAAAAAGGCGATAAAAATTTATTGCTGGCTTTATCGGCTGCTTTCTTAAAGTAAGTTTCGGCTTTTTCGTAATCTTTTAATTCAACATAAGCATCGCCAGTGCTTCCTAAAGCTTCGGCAGCAACCATATTGTCATCACCTCTAAAGTTATTCAGGTCATCAATAGCCTTACGGTATTCGCCTTTGTTTAAGTAAGCAGTACCGGCATAGTAATAAGCCAGGTTAGCAGCT harbors:
- a CDS encoding pyridoxamine 5'-phosphate oxidase family protein, which produces MEAKLDGVFAQSWEKLQQAKQGKAGSRYITVCNFAKGYPNAYTVVLREALPNENQIIFHTDIRSEKVNEIKSNSSITIVYYDDADYIQIILKAEATIHYQDDIARQQWQQSGFKSRRNYLTQQAPSSPLNEEGNGLEYLGDKKFDDNDASGYENFAVVVLTINFLEYLQLNKEGNRRARFKVDQKNIWMGEWVTP
- the ribH gene encoding 6,7-dimethyl-8-ribityllumazine synthase, giving the protein MATQLKNLSDFSNTTVPSAAPYRFGIVVAEWNAQITGAMYEGAYQSLIEHGALTDNILTYSVAGSFELIAGADLLLSNKHLDAVICLGCVIQGETRHFDFICDAVANGISNVSIKHTKPVIFGVLTTDTQQQAADRAGGKHGNKGVEAAVTAIKMADMAQQLKN
- the ytxJ gene encoding bacillithiol system redox-active protein YtxJ; this translates as MNWIALDKANQLDEIKQQPGYSIIFKHSTRCSISMMAKRRFELDWEQLPENLPLYFLDLIKHRDISNKVAEDFQINHESPQLLLIKNGECILDQSHGGISVDETLEMVQ
- a CDS encoding sigma-70 family RNA polymerase sigma factor, whose protein sequence is MGKKHKLSLTEEELVSALQRHEKRAAEALYDMYSASLYGVIFRIVNDTTTAEDILQEAFVKIWHSSSSYNVDKGRLFTWMINISRNLAIDKLRSKDFKNQNKNQEIENNVGYIDTHNNTVYKPELLGVKELVNTLKPEQKSILDLIYFKGYTHTEAAEELGMPLGTIKTRLRTAIQQLRKHFN
- a CDS encoding tetratricopeptide repeat protein yields the protein MSKTEVNANVATEQKTVVPTGGFVRENQKSLLFIGAAIIALIAVYIAYQKLYLAPRETEAANQMYVAQEYWGKKEWDKALKGDASYPGFEKIINDYSNTKAANLAYYYAGTAYLNKGEYRKAIDDLNNFRGDDNMVAAEALGSTGDAYVELKDYEKAETYFKKAADKASNKFLSPFYLKKLGLVYEARNDSKSALETYQKIKTDYPASAEAQNIDAYIARAEAKQ
- a CDS encoding anti-sigma factor, which translates into the protein MEDVKAYIESGVLELYVLGELSPEERLQVEDMAAKHAAVKAELYDIEQAMTMYADANSIEPTEDLRNRVLNSLLTNFADDRNFKPNSREAAVIPLNTPGKPTVSIFYKYAFAASLLLLCVSLGALSVVYKKLDQSQDQLLSLRLSEQKYSRQVNLMDNELNVYRDPAFQFVRLKGTTKAPTSVLTVAWNPKRKKVMVDMHDAKLPQTDSGHQYQLWAIANGKPVDLGVFDKLPADSANMKEMKDIAIAQAFAVTIEPRGGSINPTMDQMVVMASL
- the lipA gene encoding lipoyl synthase translates to MIDLPVIPANQVQRKPDWLRVKLPVGKEYAHVRSLVDTHKLHTICESGNCPNMGECWGAGTATFMILGNICTRSCSFCAVATGRPLAVDLDEPNRVATSVKLMQVKHCVITSVDRDDLKDGGSIIWAETINAIRRESPETTLETLLPDFKGNWDNLARVLAVRPEVVSHNLETVRRLTREVRIQAKYDRSLECLRQIAAAGLRTKSGIMLGLGEQEEDVLEAMQDLYDAGVNILTLGQYLQPTRSHHPVIDWVTPDQFAYYKEVGLQMGFKYVESGPLVRSSYHAEKHLFDL
- a CDS encoding NAD(P)H-hydrate dehydratase, which gives rise to MLPLLTAAQIREADAHTIATEAVSSIDLMERASKAWVSWFINHFQDKRQSITVYCGTGNNGGDGLAIARLLSEHGYQQLNVKIARFSEKFSDDFTTNRQRLQPLSIPVRELPAGYQTLTENSDIIIDALLGSGLNKPLSGDFDRLVTYLNSLNKTVVAVDVPTGIFTEGDIEEESTILKADLVITFQQPKINFLLPESGDYIMCWETVNIGLNEDFIQSLQSPYQWVEERDIKKMLIPRKRFSNKGTYGHALLIAGQAKTMGAALLCSSACVYAGAGLTTACIPESGLTALNSYQAEVMAIVRREYELPDLELSKFTTLGIGPGLGKNEDALALLQYILNEYDKPIVVDADALNLLAAHPRLLEQLPAGSILTPHMKEFDRLFGEHKTWWQRLQTLKQKAQELNICIVLKNAYTITATPSGILYFNSSSNAAMATGGMGDVLTGIITALLAQKYSPEEACLIGVFLHGKAGDELALPNRLQVVLPGQVAARVPVSIARLV